From a region of the Seleniivibrio woodruffii genome:
- a CDS encoding radical SAM protein produces the protein MNIHDIIKKVNNREAFTQQEVVSMLEINPRSREAAVLMGESSRISRELTGNTAEVHGQFALNLAPCPVNCRFCAFAAKYGIFKEPKELTVQECTEYALGFDNSEENAAVFLMTTANYDFGKFIEISSEVRKVLRPETLMIANVGDMTPEQAKRMKDAGFNGTYHAIRMGEGDKTNAPVKNRLKTIRAFQDAGLIVGTCVEPIGPEHTNEEIAEKILLAASFDPAFSGAMRRITIPGSDLEQYGMISELRLAQIVAVTRIATPMTVLGNCTHEPNVMGAMAGANLFWAEVGGNPRDTKEKTEENRGVSVADCAKLLSEAEWQVAKHPSAYYNKTHGKLAEI, from the coding sequence ATGAACATTCACGATATCATCAAAAAAGTTAATAACAGAGAGGCATTTACTCAGCAGGAGGTAGTCTCCATGCTGGAAATAAACCCCAGATCCCGTGAGGCGGCAGTGCTTATGGGCGAAAGCTCACGCATATCCAGAGAGCTGACAGGCAACACCGCCGAGGTGCACGGCCAGTTTGCGCTGAACCTCGCCCCCTGCCCGGTAAACTGCCGTTTCTGCGCATTCGCCGCAAAATACGGCATCTTCAAAGAGCCGAAAGAGCTTACCGTTCAGGAATGCACGGAGTACGCTCTGGGATTTGACAATTCCGAAGAGAACGCCGCAGTGTTCCTTATGACAACTGCCAACTATGATTTCGGAAAATTCATCGAGATATCCTCGGAGGTCAGAAAAGTTCTGCGCCCCGAAACCCTTATGATAGCCAACGTGGGCGATATGACCCCTGAACAGGCAAAACGCATGAAGGATGCTGGATTCAACGGAACCTACCATGCCATCCGCATGGGCGAAGGGGACAAGACCAACGCACCTGTGAAGAACCGCCTGAAAACCATCAGAGCGTTTCAGGATGCGGGGCTTATAGTCGGAACCTGCGTTGAACCAATAGGTCCCGAACACACTAACGAGGAGATAGCTGAGAAAATTCTCCTTGCCGCATCATTCGACCCTGCGTTCAGCGGAGCCATGCGCAGAATAACAATACCCGGCTCTGACCTCGAACAGTACGGAATGATATCCGAGCTGAGGCTTGCGCAGATAGTGGCTGTGACCCGTATCGCCACACCAATGACCGTTCTGGGCAACTGCACCCACGAACCTAACGTTATGGGAGCGATGGCCGGAGCGAACCTTTTCTGGGCTGAGGTGGGCGGAAATCCCAGAGACACAAAAGAGAAAACAGAAGAGAACAGAGGCGTGTCCGTTGCCGACTGTGCAAAACTCCTTTCCGAGGCTGAATGGCAGGTTGCCAAACACCCCTCGGCATATTACAATAAAACCCACGGTAAACTGGCAGAAATATAG
- a CDS encoding LysR family transcriptional regulator ArgP translates to MYDYKLLEAFCAVVECGGFEKAAEKLFITQSAVSQRVRLLEDAAKSVLLVRSNPPVPTDTGRAFIAHFNKVRMLESELEKTLSHDEDCGYTSISVGLNADTLATWFFDAIEETVKRENILLKLRVDDQEVTHGMLKNGDVSGCISTRSTPMQGCSVHYLGKTTYRMYVSPHKKDEWFPEGFTIEALKSVPVIIYNERDTLHTQMFRNALGTEEVQYPSLFIPSVEKYLDAVIRGLGIGMMPDPQCWPFLQKGIIADAAAPFTVEAHLYWHRWNIHSKPLDALTKALIRYCKDM, encoded by the coding sequence ATGTACGATTATAAACTTCTGGAGGCCTTCTGCGCCGTTGTTGAGTGCGGCGGTTTTGAAAAGGCCGCTGAAAAACTGTTCATAACACAGTCTGCGGTGTCACAGCGGGTGCGCCTGCTGGAGGATGCGGCAAAATCCGTGCTTCTGGTGCGCTCAAACCCGCCTGTGCCAACGGACACCGGCAGAGCATTCATAGCCCATTTCAATAAGGTGCGGATGCTGGAATCGGAGCTTGAAAAAACCCTCAGCCACGACGAGGACTGCGGCTACACCTCCATTTCGGTGGGGCTGAACGCCGACACTCTGGCAACATGGTTCTTCGATGCCATAGAGGAGACGGTGAAGCGGGAGAATATTCTGCTGAAACTGCGGGTGGACGATCAGGAAGTGACCCACGGAATGCTGAAAAACGGAGACGTTTCAGGATGCATCAGCACAAGAAGCACACCGATGCAGGGATGCAGTGTTCATTATCTGGGCAAGACCACTTACCGCATGTACGTTTCACCCCATAAAAAGGACGAATGGTTCCCCGAAGGCTTCACCATTGAAGCCCTGAAAAGCGTACCCGTAATAATCTATAACGAGCGGGACACCCTGCACACCCAGATGTTCCGCAATGCTCTGGGAACGGAGGAGGTTCAGTACCCGTCGCTCTTCATTCCGTCTGTGGAAAAATATCTGGATGCCGTCATCAGAGGCCTTGGAATAGGCATGATGCCCGATCCGCAATGCTGGCCGTTTCTGCAAAAGGGCATAATAGCAGATGCCGCCGCACCCTTCACAGTTGAGGCACACCTCTACTGGCACAGATGGAACATCCACTCAAAACCGCTGGACGCTCTTACAAAAGCCCTCATCCGCTATTGTAAAGATATGTAA
- a CDS encoding LysE/ArgO family amino acid transporter: protein MTAFVSGFSTGAGLIIAIGAQNAFVLTQSVKRNHHFKVALICAFFDVLFIMTGVAGVGSYVASNPTLMAWTTWGGALFLYWYGFLSLKSAFSHRKMELSDETDSSVKKTLLATIAVTVLNPHVYLDTVLLVGSISAGFMGNGRYVFGLGASTASVLWFFALVLFGSALARVFARPIVWRILDGVVCCTMWGVATSLII from the coding sequence ATGACTGCATTTGTTAGCGGATTTTCAACAGGAGCCGGACTCATAATAGCCATAGGAGCGCAGAACGCATTCGTGCTGACCCAGAGCGTGAAACGGAATCACCACTTTAAGGTGGCTCTCATCTGTGCATTCTTCGATGTACTTTTCATCATGACAGGCGTCGCAGGAGTTGGTTCCTATGTGGCTTCCAACCCCACGCTTATGGCATGGACAACATGGGGCGGTGCACTGTTTCTCTACTGGTACGGTTTTCTCTCCCTCAAGTCCGCTTTCTCCCACCGCAAAATGGAGCTGAGCGACGAAACGGATTCCAGCGTTAAAAAAACTCTGCTGGCAACCATCGCCGTAACGGTTCTTAACCCCCATGTATATCTGGACACAGTGCTCCTTGTGGGCAGCATCAGCGCAGGGTTCATGGGCAATGGCCGCTATGTTTTCGGTCTTGGAGCCTCAACAGCCTCCGTCCTCTGGTTCTTTGCCCTTGTTCTCTTCGGTTCGGCTCTGGCCAGAGTGTTCGCAAGACCTATCGTCTGGCGCATACTGGACGGCGTGGTCTGCTGTACGATGTGGGGCGTGGCCACTTCTCTTATAATATAA
- the phrB gene encoding deoxyribodipyrimidine photo-lyase — protein MDKRFIYKLNDKPATAGRVVYWMSRDQRVQDNRAMIFAAERAKQTGFGFAVVFCVAPGFPNANAFHYRFMLDGLKEVQQELESLNIPFFLLTGRPQDEIPEFVKHYKVKALVCDFMPLKVPMAWRAEVAASLDIPVYEVDAHNVVPCRFVSNKQEYAARTIRPKIHRYLGEFLTELPRIERQEAVFSQSVPSADWKRAEGFYPCGGSFPLPTGTKAGLETLADFVSEGIHRYDEGRNDPNEDAQSKMSPYFHFGQVAPQRAALDVLNSDAPQADKDAYIEELIVRRELSDNYCLYNPRYDSIEGADGWALKTLDEHRIDMREYVYIYEEFEAAKTHDPLWNAAQKQLRHTGRIHGYMRMYWAKKILEWTPDPETAFGYALLLNDTYALDGRDPNGYVGVAWSIAGVHDRAWFERPVFGKIRYMNYNGCKSKFDIESYIKKARF, from the coding sequence ATGGATAAAAGATTCATCTATAAGCTGAATGATAAACCCGCCACGGCGGGCAGGGTGGTCTACTGGATGTCCAGAGACCAGAGGGTGCAGGACAACAGGGCTATGATATTTGCCGCTGAACGGGCGAAGCAAACGGGCTTCGGGTTTGCAGTGGTGTTCTGTGTCGCTCCCGGTTTTCCCAATGCGAATGCGTTCCATTACAGGTTCATGCTGGACGGTCTTAAAGAGGTTCAGCAGGAGCTTGAGTCACTTAATATTCCCTTCTTTCTGCTGACAGGCAGACCTCAGGACGAAATTCCGGAATTTGTGAAACATTATAAGGTTAAGGCTCTGGTCTGCGACTTTATGCCGCTGAAAGTGCCTATGGCATGGCGGGCGGAGGTCGCGGCTTCCCTTGATATCCCCGTGTATGAGGTGGACGCACACAACGTTGTTCCCTGCCGCTTCGTTTCCAACAAGCAGGAATACGCTGCACGAACCATCAGACCGAAGATTCACAGATATCTGGGCGAATTTCTCACGGAACTGCCACGGATAGAGCGTCAGGAGGCTGTTTTCTCACAGTCCGTCCCATCTGCCGACTGGAAAAGGGCTGAAGGCTTTTATCCCTGCGGCGGGAGTTTTCCTCTGCCAACAGGTACGAAAGCGGGGCTTGAGACCCTCGCAGACTTTGTTTCAGAAGGCATTCACCGCTATGACGAAGGCAGAAACGACCCCAACGAGGATGCACAGTCAAAAATGTCACCGTACTTTCATTTCGGACAGGTTGCTCCACAGCGGGCGGCTCTGGACGTTCTGAACTCGGACGCTCCGCAGGCTGATAAGGATGCCTATATCGAGGAACTTATCGTCCGGCGTGAGCTTTCGGACAACTACTGCCTGTATAATCCCCGATACGACAGCATTGAGGGAGCGGACGGCTGGGCGTTGAAAACACTGGATGAGCACAGGATTGATATGCGTGAGTATGTTTATATCTATGAGGAGTTTGAGGCCGCAAAGACCCATGACCCTCTATGGAACGCCGCCCAGAAACAGCTTAGGCACACGGGAAGGATACACGGCTACATGCGGATGTACTGGGCGAAAAAGATTCTGGAATGGACTCCCGATCCGGAAACTGCTTTCGGATATGCGCTGTTGCTTAACGACACCTATGCACTGGACGGCAGAGACCCCAACGGATACGTGGGCGTTGCATGGAGCATTGCGGGTGTGCACGACAGGGCGTGGTTCGAAAGACCAGTGTTCGGAAAGATAAGGTATATGAATTATAACGGCTGTAAGTCGAAATTTGATATAGAAAGCTACATAAAAAAAGCCCGGTTCTGA